The nucleotide window GGTGCAGGCTGCCCTGCCCTCGCTCGCCGCCGGCCTGCTCGCCGACGGCCAGGACGCACGGCAGGTCGCGGCGATCATCGCGGCGGAAGCGCGGGCGATGACGGCGCGCGCGGCGGAACTGGCCGAGGCGGAGCTGCTGGCCGCCGGCCACGGCCCGGCCCCGGCCGACTATGCGCTGCTGGTGCTGGGGTCCGGCGGGCGCGGCGAGAGCCTGCTCGCCCCCGACCAGGACAACGCGCTGGTGATCGCCGACGAGTATGCGGGCGATCTCGACGATCCGGACGACTGGTTCGTGCGCTTTGCCGCGCGCATCAACGAGATCCTCGACCGCGCCGGCATCCCCTATTGCAAGGGCGGGGTGATGGCGAAGAACCGGCCCTGGCGGCGGCGCCTCGGCGAATGGCTGGCGCAGGCGCGCGACTGGGCCGGCCACCCCTCGCCGCAGGCGCTGCTCAGCGTCGACATCTTCTACGATTTCACCCCTGCGCATGTGTCGGGCAGCGGCGGCAGCCGGCTGGCGGGACAGCTGCGGCGGGAGACCGGCGAGATCGCCCGCGGCTCGCTCTCCATGCTGCGGGCGCTCGGCAATGCGGCCGGCAGCCACGCCCCGCCGCTCGGCCTGTTCGGGCGGATCAAGAAGGACGACACGGGCCGCGTCGACCTCAAGGCCGGCGGGCTGCTGCCCATCGTCTCGGGCGCGCGCGCCATCGCCCTGCGCCACGGTGTCGCCTCGCTGTCGACGCCCCAGCGCCTGCGCCAGGCGGCGGAAAAGGCCGGCCGCTCGCAGGCCGATGCGGACCTTTTGGCCGACATTCACGGCTTCCTGATGCGGCTGATCCTGACCCAGCAGATCGCCGACCTGGAGACCGGCGTGCCGCCGACCAACCGGGTGCGGCTCGACGCGCTGAGCCACCGCGACCAGGACGAGCTGCGCGAGGCGCTCGGCCGCATCGACCTGATCACCCACATGCTGCAGGACCTGTTGCAGGGGCTGTGAGGCAGGGCGGCGCGCTCAGCCGAGCAAGCTCTCGGCTAGTGTGGTGAATTTGAAATACGCCTCACTTTGGCAGCACACCCAGAGCGTATTTCAAATTCGAAAACCACACTAGAAACATAAACTTGCTAGTCACCCTTTTGAATCTGAAGTTCGTTCAGAGCATGCCGTGAAATACGACGAACTTCAGATTCGGGTGACTAGATCATTCCACACCATCTGCCGCGTCAGCTTGCCCGCCTCGACCTCGAACCGGTCGATGAAGCGCACGCCGGAAAAGGCGGTGCCGTCCGGCCATTCGCCCGCAAGGGTGCCGAAGCAGAAGACCACGGCGCCCTCGATGCCCAGCGCCGTGTCGAAGCCCTCATAGGTCTTGCGCACGAAGCGGTAGCGCCCCTTCGCCCAGGCGGCGAGCTCCTCGGGCCGGGAAAAGCTGACCCCGCCGGGGAAGGTCATGACGAACCCTTCGGCCAGGAATTCGGAAGCGCGGGCAAGGTCGCGGGCCTCCATCGCCTCCAGGAAGCCGCGCACCAGCGCCTGCGGGTCGGGAGACGGGGCGCCGGGCACGCGGGACGTGCCGCCGCGCATGTAGTTGTCGGGGCGCACCTCCTCGATCGCGACGGTGATTCCCTCCAGCGGCGCGGCCATCGTGCCGCGCACGGCGGCCGTCAGCCGCTCGCCCAGAAGCCGCCGCGTCTCGGCCGGATAGCCCTCGATCAGGGTCACGCGCACCACCGGCATCCGCCTCTCCTCCCTATTCTCTGGCCCAGTCTCTGGGCAAGTCTCTGGCCAAGTCTTTGGCCTGCCGCCGCCCCTCGAAAACAAGGATATTTCGCGAGACTGCACCTAGTTGACATATTGATATAATGACATACCATTATCACACATCAACCGGAAAGAACGGCCGCGCAAGACGGCCGCTCGACAGCGCAAGGCGAGGCCGGACGTGGCAGCGACGAAGTCCCGGAACGGATCGGCGGCAGGCCCGGATGCGGGCAGCATGGCAGCGCCCGCGACCAGCGCGCTCGACCCCAACGGCCCGGTGCCGCTCTACCACCAGATCTTCCTGATCCTGCGCAACCGCATCTATGGCGGCGATCTGGCCGCCGGCGAGCGGGTGCCGAGCGAGCAGGACCTGACGACCGAGTTCGGCGTCTCGCGCATCACCGCCAAGCGCGCGCTCAACGAGCTGGCCGATGCCGGCCTCGTCATCCGCGAGCGCGGCCGCGGCACCAGGGTCGTCAACCGCCCGCCCGCACCGGCCGTCACCTCCTCCATCGAGGGCTGGCTGGAGAACATCTCGCTGATGGGCCAGTCGACCACCGCGCAGGTGCTGTCCTTCGCCTATCCGCCGGCGAGCGAGGAAATCGCCGCCGCGCTCGAGATCGAGCCGGGCACCGAGGTGCAGCGCGCGGTGCGCGTGCGCCGGCTCG belongs to Stappia indica and includes:
- a CDS encoding tautomerase family protein gives rise to the protein MPVVRVTLIEGYPAETRRLLGERLTAAVRGTMAAPLEGITVAIEEVRPDNYMRGGTSRVPGAPSPDPQALVRGFLEAMEARDLARASEFLAEGFVMTFPGGVSFSRPEELAAWAKGRYRFVRKTYEGFDTALGIEGAVVFCFGTLAGEWPDGTAFSGVRFIDRFEVEAGKLTRQMVWNDLVTRI
- a CDS encoding GntR family transcriptional regulator, whose amino-acid sequence is MAAPATSALDPNGPVPLYHQIFLILRNRIYGGDLAAGERVPSEQDLTTEFGVSRITAKRALNELADAGLVIRERGRGTRVVNRPPAPAVTSSIEGWLENISLMGQSTTAQVLSFAYPPASEEIAAALEIEPGTEVQRAVRVRRLEGEPMSYLVTYVPADIGRQYEREELNSQPLLNLLERAGVDVASARQTISATVADTDVAEVLSIPAGSPLIEVRRVVRDRMERPVEYIRVLYRPDLYRFEMSMRRVRAESGPRWTTTSSSPVPAGGG